The window GGGTAACTGTGAGATCGGACCGTAGCCTGCCAAAACGCTGTCCCATTGTAGCGATCGCCCCAGCAGCAGGTATAGCGGCAGAACGACTAATGCGATGGAAATCATGCTCAGGATCTGAATCACCATGGGGGTGAAAAACCAATAGAACGAGTCTAACCAGACACCACGCCGCCATTTAGGTTGATTGGGAATGCTTGGATAGAAGCGTTCGAGGATACCAAACAGAACTGTGAGCAGAATATATAGAACTAGCGCCCTAACCAACCGTCCTTTCATGAATTCAATGTTTGATCAAAGTTTTCTTACAACTTTTACCCTGATCACCCGGAAAAGACAACTGCGCTTTGACCTTCTACTCATAATTCAAATGCTTTCGAGCTGCCACTGTAGCCACACGACCACGAGGCGTCCGGTGTACATAACCAATCTGTAAAAGATAAGGCTCATACACCTCCTCAATGGTTTGAGCATCTTCCCCGGTTGCCGATGCCACAGCTTCTAAACCCACAGGCCCCCCATTGAATTGCTCAATCATCACCTTCAGTACCAGCCGATCCGTCCAATCTAACCCCATCGGGTCTACATTAAATACTTCTAACGCTTCTTCGGCAAACTTTCGGTCAATGGATTCAACTTTATTGACCTGGCAATAGTCTCGCACCCGCTTTAAAAGTCGGTTCGCAATTCGGGGGGTTCCACGAGAACGACGAGCAATTTCTTCGGCACCCTCTTCAGTTACACATACTTTGAGAACGTCGGCGGTTCTTTTTACAATTAAAGTCAGTTCATCAGTTTCATAAAAGCGTAGGCGTTGAATCAAACCAAAGCGATCGCGCAGAGGCGAAGTGAGTGACCCAACTCGTGTGGTTGCCCCTACTAGCGTAAACTTGGGCAAGGGGATACTACGAGTCTTAGCCGTTTGACCCTTACCAATGGTGATATCTAAGCGATAGTCCTCCATTGCCGGATAAAGCAATTCCTCCGTCATCCTCGTCATCCGATGGATTTCGTCAATAAATAAGATATCCCCTTCTTTCAGGCTGCACAGAATGCCCATAATGTCTCGCGGACGTTCTAAGGCCGGTGCTGCCGTAATTTTGCAATTCACCCCCATCTCCGTTGCCAAAATCAGCGACATGGTGGTTTTCCCTAATCCGGGTGGACCATACAACAGGAGGTGATCGAGTGATTCGTTTCTACCTTTTGCCGCTTGAATCGCTATATGCAAAACACTCTTTAATTCTTTTTGCCCAATATAGTCATCCAGTCGTTGGGGTCGGATACCCTCTTCCTGGTTACCCGTTTCGTCCGCCATTGCCGTTGCCAGCAAAAGGTCTGGGTCTTCTGTCTCAGGTTTGCGGAAATTGTTACGGCGACCCTTACCCTTGGATTTCTTGCTGGACTGAGGCTGCCGATCCGGTTCTTGAGACTGTTGTTTAAAGGAGGTTATCGCCATAATTAAACCATTCGTTCTGAGTGAGCTTCCTCTGATCCAGAGAATGATGAGAGCATGGAGGACTAATGACTGATTACTAAGGACACTCAAGCCATGCTCGCTAAACGAATCTTACCTTGCTTAGATGTGAAAGCCGGACGGGTTGTCAAAGGTATTAACTTCGTTGATCTCAAAGATGCCGGTGATCCAGTGGAGTTAGCTCAAGCTTATAACGAGGCAGGGGCGGATGAACTGGTGTTTCTCGATATCACTGCCACCCATGAAGACCGGGAGATTATCATTGATGTGGTCTATCGCACCGCAGAACAGGTCTTTATCCCCTTAACCGTGGGTGGAGGGATTCAATCCTTAGAAATGATTAAACAATTGTTAAGGGCTGGGGCGGATAAAGTTAGTATTAATTCCTCGGCGGTGCGTAATCCAGACTTTGTGAATCAAGCTAGCGATCGCTTCGGCAATCAGTGCATTGTTGTTGCCATTGATGCGCGACGCCGCCAAGACCCCAATAATCCAGGATGGGATGTCTACGTCCGAGGTGGACGAGAAAATACAGGCAAGGACGCCATCTCGTGGGCGAAAGAAGTTGAGCGACGCGGTGCTGGCGAACTACTCGTGACGAGCATGGATGCCGATGGAACCCAAGCCGGGTATGATTTAGAACTGACACGTACCATCGCTGAACAAGTGCAAATTCCCGTGATTGCCTCTGGCGGCGCAGGGAATTGTGCTCATATTCATGAAGCCCTCACCGCCGGGAAAGCCGAAGCGGCGCTTCTGGCATCTCTGCTGCATTACGGGCAACTCAGCGTCTCCCAAATCAAAACCTATCTGAAAGAACATCAAGTTGCTGTGCGATTTTAGCGTAATACATTTGGCTTTAAGCGCCCGAAGTCATCAATTTTTGTCATACAGATCATACAGCTTTACTCTGTGCAGCAGTCATAGCGACTGCTAGAATAGGGGGTGACTGTTACATTTCGTAATTTATGTTGATTTTTATTTTAATACTTGATGTCGCGTTGGTGGCTTGGTCGCTGCACCTGATGCAGGAAGCCTTCGACACCCAAGAATTCTCTCTCATGTTAGCGGGTACTTTAGTGGCGATGTCTGCTGCTGCCATGTTAGTGGTTTATTTCCTAATGGGTAGCTACGTTGGCTATCTGACTCACATGGCTCAATCTTCCAGCTTGTTTTACTAAATTATGGATCTTTCTCCCCAAAAGCTTGACGAAGCAAAATTATCAAGCTATCGTAGAATACGCGGTACGGGGTTATAGCTCAGTTGGTAGAGCACCTCAATGGCATTGAGGGGGTCAGCGGTTCGAATCCGCTTAGCTCCATGTAAAGTAACCAAGAATCAAGAAGGCGACAGTGGATGGAATTCCTGTGTTTGGCGTGGCAGCCCATGGGGATTGCCACATCCATATTGATATAGCAGAAGGCAGAAGGCAGAAGAAACCAGCCCAGAGGCTCGGAAATGTTGTCTTGCACGATAGAACCAGCCAGAGTTCCATAGTCGGGATAGGGACATCCTGATACTTTAATGTTTACGGGTTGTCCGATTTCGACTTGACCAATATCCTGAGGGGAAACAAACGTTTTCACCACCAAAGGAACATTAGATCTAGTTGACTTAATAGTGGTAGGAAATAAGCAAAGAGTCTTGCACGTTCTTGCAGTTTTTGCACAATCTTGCTATGGCTTGAGTAAAGTTTTAGGAGTCACTCCAGTCAGGCATCGGACAAAGCCCTACGGCACCCGTAAACATTAACCCGGTTTGCAGATGCCGATCCAAAATTCGCTCTACGTGAACACTCTGCCCAAGATTAATAGTGATAACAAATTGTTCAAGAAAATACTCAGGAGTCTCTCCCGCCGGTAGGTAGTAATGTTCCAGACTCATCCCGTTCCATAGTGTCTTTCCGCTAAAGAGTGTTGACGGTTGGGGTAAAACCTCCGAAAAGACATTTTCGCAGTTTGCACCAATATCTGGTAAATCTGCACCTGGCATTGCTCACCTCGCAGCAACCGAGTATATCGGTTATTGTAGTCTGGCTCAGGATCTAGTCTCCTGGTTAATGACCCTGGGCATGATACCTCTATAATCTTTTCTCCTTCGTTTTGCTCCTCAACCCAGGTATAAACGCAACCCTGAAATAGCCCGAAAAAACCGATAATTTATCTAAATTTAGCGTCATTACTCACTCAAAATCTCTCTGCCAAAGCGTGGGCAAGAAAATTAGTCACAGCAGGGGCTTCAGCTAGAGACCCTAAAGAGCGATCATGGAAGAAGGCTTCGATAAGCTGTGTCACGGAAACGAACAGTGACACTATTTATATAGATGTTGATGTCGATCCTAAAGATATTGGCTACATTGAAATCTATCTAAGGTAACGATAAATGATACGTGAGCCGTAAGCTGTGGAAGTAAATTTCAAGCTTTGAGGTTCCGGGTGGATATAGGGGCGGGTGTCCCCAGATTACTGAAGACTCTTATAGGGATATTAGTATGCAGTCTGAACAACAACAGCGCATCATGGGCTACTTCATTGAGGAGGCAAAAGACCACCTCAATACCATTGAGCAGGGTTTGCTCAGTCTGCAAAGCACCATGGAAGACAGGGAGATGCTCAACGAAATCTTCCGTGCTGCCCATTCCGTCAAAGGTGGGGCAGCGATGTTGGGAATTAATAGCATTCAGCAGACAGCCCATCGCCTCGAAGACTGTTTCAAAACCCTACAAGAGTCGTCAGTCAAACCAGACAATCAGTTAGAATCTCTCTTCTTGCGGGTCTTTGATACCCTTCAGGCACTCGTAGAGCAACTTCAAAGCCCATTTGGCCTAAGCGACGACACCGCTGGGGAAATCATGTCGGATGCTGAACCCGTCTTTGAGGAACTGCACACCCATCTAGAAACGCTGGTGCAAACAGCAAGCGATTCTCCTGCCGTAATGGTTGAAGCCCCCAAGGTAACCTTGGCAAATTCTCAGATGAATACAGCAAATCCCAAACCCCTGCCAGCGAACTTTAAACGAGATGTCCTGATAGAACTGCGGGAGATGTTACAGCTGTTTAAACAGCAAGACCTGCCCGAACATCGGGAAGCCTTACAGGCTCATTGTCTGAATCTAGTTCGTTTGGGCGAACCGCAAGACTTGCCCGGTTGGGACGAGTTACTGGAGACGGCACGGGTCGCGATCGCCTGTTCGGCCAATTCCTATCGCCTGCTGGCTAACATTGTCATCAAAGAAATCAAACAAGCTCAAGAATTAGTGATCGCCGGTCGCTCAGTTGAAATTTGCGCCAGCGAACAGCTCAACGCCCTCGTTCCAGAGTCCCACGCCTCAGAGATTCCCGTGGAACTCCAATCCCAAGAATCAGAATTTGATCGGAGTTTTGACCAGGATTTTGCACCCGATGCTCAAGAGTCCGAAACCCTAGAATCCCATAGCCAGACGTTTCAAGACGAGAGTGAATCGTCATTAACGCATCTCTTTGACGGCTCAGACACAGAGATTCAATCCGACCTCCAAGACTACATCCCCGAAACCTTAGTAGAAGGTGACAGTGCTTCCTCTCCAGCCTTTATCCAGTCGGAACAGCAAAAAACGAGAAGAATTTACCGATTTGCAGCCCCTAGCGAACCCGAAGTTGGCGTGGCAGAATTGAACACTCTGGCGGATATTTTTGAAGGTCAAATGCCCGATTTGGATGAAACCTGGCAAGACGAAGAAGTTATCAATTTAGACGACAACTCGACGGCATCTTACTCCGGCAACTCATTTAGTTTAGATGAGCAGAGTGATTTTTCTGACCTCGTCAGCGATCTAGATAGCTTAAACCTCAGCGATGACGCCTCGACCAGCGAAGACTTGATGGATTTGTTTGGAGATGAATCCCTAGAAGAAGTCGTTCCTCATACTCCAGAATCAAGCGATTCAAACTGGAGAGGTCTAGACGCTGAAACACCCCTCAGTACAACCGATTCAGGGATGGATGACTTTTCTGATTTGCTATTTGAGGAAGATAGCCCCGATCCCGTGTTCGCTTCCAGCCGCGAATCAGAGGACTTAAGCAATTTATTTGGGGACAGCTTCTTTGAAGAAAACAGTCTTTTGGAACAAGACTTAGACGATTTTGATTTGGAGGCTGACCCTACCTCCCAATTGCAGCATCCGGACGATGATTTGTTTGCCATGCCCATGGCGGATGTGTTTGCATCAGAGCCAGAGGAGTTCTCGAACGAGACAGAAGCATTAATCCGTGAGAGCTTCCCTACCCAGGACAATGAGTTTTTTGATTGGGAAGACTCATCACAGCCATTGGAAAACCTGGAGGATGAAGCGATTGGGTTGGACTCAGTCGCCCCTACTCAGTCAGACATGGACTTTGGCGAACTGACGGAAATTTCCGCCAATGTTGGGGGTGAACGTCCTCATACCGCGAGTCCTGCGAGTGGAACGGCACCCGATCCAGAGTTGAGTGACGAACCCGTCATTGACAACCAAGCTACAGTTTTGGGCTGGGAAGAATTAGACGAATCTACGGCAGATTTTGATTTTGATACCCAGGCCGATTTTAATCAAGGCAAAGAAGTAGGAGACCTGACCCCGGTTGAGAGTCTCCAATTTGATGATTTTGGCCTCGATGCAGATACGGCTGATTTATTTCAGCCAAGCGACCTATCCCTGGACGACAGCTTCTTCGATACCTCTACCTCTGACATCCCAGCACAAGAGAGGGAGAGTTTTTCAGATTTGGCTCTGGAAAACTTTATGTCAACGGATGAGCTGAGCGGTGTAGATGATTGGAACTGGGATGAAGAAAATGAAATCCCCCTTGATGAGGCGGCTACCTTCGAGCTCGGAGGAGATTTGACCGATCCCACGACAACTGACCTGATGCCAGAAAGCTTAGGGCAGTCAGAGAGTGAGGCAGACGACGATTTGTCTTCCTGGCAGGATAGTGCAACCGAAGAGTCTTTTTGGGATGTGAATCAGCCAGAGTCAACCTCAAATGAGTTTGAGTTAGCCGGAAGGGACGCAGAGGGCGATGCATCTGCCCTCGATTTTGATTTCGAGGAAACATCCAGCGATGCCTTCAACTTTGAGGTTAATAATATTGGCGATCGGGATGACTTGTTGGAGGATGAAGCCCTTTCTACCAGCATGGCAGCCCAAAGTGCCGCATTGCAAGCTCTAGAAGCTTTCGAGGATTTGTTAGAGACACCCACACAAGAAGCGGCAACTCAGGCCAGCGAAGGCTTGGAATTCTCCGACTTAGATCAGATAGAAGCTCACTCTGAGTTAGATGACCTGAATGGCTTCTTGAATGCAGAGGACGTGAGCGAGGCTGATGCGCGATCGCCGATTAACGACGATGACGATGGCTCTTTTTGGGAGGAAACACACGAGCCAAGCGACTCGCAGGTCGAACAGCCCCTCAACTTTGAAGACTTTTCCCTCTTCGACATACCAGAGGCATCGGACAACGCCGGCGTCGCCAGTCTACAAGAATCAGCGCTGCCAGAAGAAACGTTTGAAGACTTGCTCTTCGAGTCCAGCGCTTCCGAGGAAGACCAGAGTGCAGAACTCTCAGATGCCTTCTTTGATACCCCGGAAAATGACCTCTTTGACCTGGAATTCACCGAAGCTTCCTCTGCGGAAAGGGAAAGTGCGGCGTTAGACGCCTCACCCGTGTCAGATTTCGAGGCTATGTTTGGGGATGAATCTTCCGGGGAAACCGATAGCGCAGCCGTAGAGGCTCCAACGCCATCAGATTTCGATTTGTCATCGTTGAGCGCCAATGACTCCAATGCAGATGCGGATTCATGGGCTGACAATTCGTCATCATTAGATTGGGCGTTTGAGGCAGGGGAAGAAACCACCGCAGAGGCTCAAACTCCGCTTTTTGAATGGGACGAAGCGGATAGTGCGGTCTTAGAGGGGCTAGAAGTATCGGTTCCGGATGCCAGTGTTGAGAGCAGGGCATTAGACAGTCCGTCCGCGTCAGACTTCGATGGGCTGTTGGGTGACGGACTCTTTGGAGATAGCGATTCCTTCGATGTTTCAGAGAGTGCAACGGATCACTTATTTGACACGGAGATAGATGTTAGTGAGGAGCAGCCGCTGACAGAGGAAGCCGTAGCTGATGATCTCCTCAATTTTGATTGGGAAGGTACAGGCGCGACTGAGTCCGAGAATTTTGAGGATGTCTTCAGTTCTCAGACCGATGAGGTTCCGGAGGCTGAAACTTGGGATGATTTGTTAAGCGCGACTCAAGAGAGTGATGTTCCGGATACCGAACTCACGGCGCTATCCGATGACGAAGTGGACACACCTGTTCAGGCAGCAGCCTTTGACTTTGAGGCCCTAGAGGATGAAACGACAACCGAACTGAATCTGGATTGGGAAACACAGGAGAGTGATCACCTGTTCACCGAGAGCGAGGCGGACGCGCATCTGGACGCGACTGCTGCACAGGATTCAGCAGCAGATCGTTCTCAATCCTTGGAATTTGACGATTTGGAATCCATGCTGGATGGGGGGGCGGCGGATAATTCTCAATCCTTGGAATTTGACGATTTAGAATCCATGCTGGATGGGGGTGCAGCGGATAATTCTCAAGCCTTGGAATTTGATGATTTAGAATCCA of the Allocoleopsis franciscana PCC 7113 genome contains:
- the ruvB gene encoding Holliday junction branch migration DNA helicase RuvB, producing MAITSFKQQSQEPDRQPQSSKKSKGKGRRNNFRKPETEDPDLLLATAMADETGNQEEGIRPQRLDDYIGQKELKSVLHIAIQAAKGRNESLDHLLLYGPPGLGKTTMSLILATEMGVNCKITAAPALERPRDIMGILCSLKEGDILFIDEIHRMTRMTEELLYPAMEDYRLDITIGKGQTAKTRSIPLPKFTLVGATTRVGSLTSPLRDRFGLIQRLRFYETDELTLIVKRTADVLKVCVTEEGAEEIARRSRGTPRIANRLLKRVRDYCQVNKVESIDRKFAEEALEVFNVDPMGLDWTDRLVLKVMIEQFNGGPVGLEAVASATGEDAQTIEEVYEPYLLQIGYVHRTPRGRVATVAARKHLNYE
- the hisF gene encoding imidazole glycerol phosphate synthase subunit HisF, whose product is MLAKRILPCLDVKAGRVVKGINFVDLKDAGDPVELAQAYNEAGADELVFLDITATHEDREIIIDVVYRTAEQVFIPLTVGGGIQSLEMIKQLLRAGADKVSINSSAVRNPDFVNQASDRFGNQCIVVAIDARRRQDPNNPGWDVYVRGGRENTGKDAISWAKEVERRGAGELLVTSMDADGTQAGYDLELTRTIAEQVQIPVIASGGAGNCAHIHEALTAGKAEAALLASLLHYGQLSVSQIKTYLKEHQVAVRF
- a CDS encoding response regulator, translated to MQSEQQQRIMGYFIEEAKDHLNTIEQGLLSLQSTMEDREMLNEIFRAAHSVKGGAAMLGINSIQQTAHRLEDCFKTLQESSVKPDNQLESLFLRVFDTLQALVEQLQSPFGLSDDTAGEIMSDAEPVFEELHTHLETLVQTASDSPAVMVEAPKVTLANSQMNTANPKPLPANFKRDVLIELREMLQLFKQQDLPEHREALQAHCLNLVRLGEPQDLPGWDELLETARVAIACSANSYRLLANIVIKEIKQAQELVIAGRSVEICASEQLNALVPESHASEIPVELQSQESEFDRSFDQDFAPDAQESETLESHSQTFQDESESSLTHLFDGSDTEIQSDLQDYIPETLVEGDSASSPAFIQSEQQKTRRIYRFAAPSEPEVGVAELNTLADIFEGQMPDLDETWQDEEVINLDDNSTASYSGNSFSLDEQSDFSDLVSDLDSLNLSDDASTSEDLMDLFGDESLEEVVPHTPESSDSNWRGLDAETPLSTTDSGMDDFSDLLFEEDSPDPVFASSRESEDLSNLFGDSFFEENSLLEQDLDDFDLEADPTSQLQHPDDDLFAMPMADVFASEPEEFSNETEALIRESFPTQDNEFFDWEDSSQPLENLEDEAIGLDSVAPTQSDMDFGELTEISANVGGERPHTASPASGTAPDPELSDEPVIDNQATVLGWEELDESTADFDFDTQADFNQGKEVGDLTPVESLQFDDFGLDADTADLFQPSDLSLDDSFFDTSTSDIPAQERESFSDLALENFMSTDELSGVDDWNWDEENEIPLDEAATFELGGDLTDPTTTDLMPESLGQSESEADDDLSSWQDSATEESFWDVNQPESTSNEFELAGRDAEGDASALDFDFEETSSDAFNFEVNNIGDRDDLLEDEALSTSMAAQSAALQALEAFEDLLETPTQEAATQASEGLEFSDLDQIEAHSELDDLNGFLNAEDVSEADARSPINDDDDGSFWEETHEPSDSQVEQPLNFEDFSLFDIPEASDNAGVASLQESALPEETFEDLLFESSASEEDQSAELSDAFFDTPENDLFDLEFTEASSAERESAALDASPVSDFEAMFGDESSGETDSAAVEAPTPSDFDLSSLSANDSNADADSWADNSSSLDWAFEAGEETTAEAQTPLFEWDEADSAVLEGLEVSVPDASVESRALDSPSASDFDGLLGDGLFGDSDSFDVSESATDHLFDTEIDVSEEQPLTEEAVADDLLNFDWEGTGATESENFEDVFSSQTDEVPEAETWDDLLSATQESDVPDTELTALSDDEVDTPVQAAAFDFEALEDETTTELNLDWETQESDHLFTESEADAHLDATAAQDSAADRSQSLEFDDLESMLDGGAADNSQSLEFDDLESMLDGGAADNSQALEFDDLESMLGGGEELAISGLDAWDTTSGNGEFDGLDEFADLEAMLAEAPSHPTTESSDLDVFQDLDSLLEDQTQAPDSPAPAPVNRATSKASSLADEFGDLESLLKQADKSLGGPPSAMPDQSRTRPSMRPRPPRVFEHTMRVPVKHLDSLSNLVGELVVNRNTLEQDQERLRQFLDNLSHQVLALSDVGARMQDLYERSLLESSLLASRPGHRSPGQSDLFSLPLHHSGEEYDPLEMDRFTGFHLLSQEMIELIVRVRESASDIEFLVDETDQVARMLRQITTQLQEGLTRARMVPFAQNADRLLRAVHEISRKLGKEAQLQVEGRETLIDKMILEHLYDPMTHLVNNALTHGIESPEVRKAARKPPVGRVTLRAFHQGNQTVISISDDGAGIDAERVRSKAIQQRLIKADDAKTLTNVELYDCLFHPGFSTKDKADDFSGRGVGMDVVRTSLSEIRGTIHIDSTVGKGTTFTIRLPLTLSICKALCCLSDRARIAFPMDGVEDMMDILNDRVQTNAEGQSCIQWRDTLLPFHSLSDLLTYKRQLSRNTVYGGKREDDMISIVVLRSAGNFLAIQVDQVLGEQEIVIKQLEGPPPKPVGIAGATVLGDGRIMAIADVLELIDLANGRIRKDGGVTLWPREEPQVELPGEIIEAKSEPMVLIVDDSITVRELLSMTFSKSGYRVEQARDGQEAWDKLRSGLPCDIVFCDIEMPRMDGLELLSRLQKDEKLANLPIAMLTSRGADRHRQMASQLGASGYFTKPYLEEVLLDAAQRMIKGEVLFNSNA